The window CGTCGCCAACGGCGGACCGCGGGTGGGGGTCACGGGCGGGACCCACGACGGGACGGTGGCGGAGCACTTCGACGAGTTCGACAAACGAGACGCTGCGCTTCGGTACGCGCTGACTCGTGGCGTGCCGATCGAGCGGTGCTGTGCGATCGGGGACAGCCGGTCGGACATCCCGCTCTTCGAGGTGGTCCCGGCGGCACTGGCACTCAACGCAACCGGAGCAGCACGGGCGGCAGCGTCGTCCGCGATCGACACGACGGACCTGTCGGCCGTCGTGCCGTGGCTCGAGACGTGGCTGCGCGGTCTGGACTGATCCGGTTCAGCACGCATCTGTCTCGGGGCTCGGTGGTCCGGCCTCCGTCGTGAGCGACTCCACCCAGCCCCGCGCCGCGCGGAGGAGGTCGTCGCGGGACGCGCCCTCGAACGCGCTGAGACGCAGGAAGTGCTGCGTGATCGTGATGCCGAGGATCCCGCTCACGGTCATCAAGGCCCGCAGCCGCGCGTCGTCGCCGTCGAGTGACCGCGCCAGGTTCTCGACCCGTTCGTCGAGGTAGCCGCGCATCGTGTCCGTGGCCTCGGGCACCGTCAGCATCGACCGGACGAGGGCGGCCGTCTCGGCGGGGAGGGCGTCGAACCGGATCCCCAGGACGTCGAGCAGGTGGTCGGCAGCCGCGCGCTCACTCCCGCTGTCCGACACGGCTGGCAGCTGCACGGCGGTCGCGAACAGCGCTGCCTTCGACCCGAAGTGCTGCATCACGAGCGACGGATCGATGCCCGCTGCTGCGGCGATGCTCCGGATCGTCGTGCCCTCGTACCCGTTCGCACCGAACTGCTGCCGAGCAGCCGCGCGGATGCGCTCCGCGGTCTGCGCGCGTTTCGCGTCGCGTGAGGTCTTGGCCATGTACCTGACTCTACGGTGTTGAGCGAGGTGTACGGTTCACTCAACATCGATGAGCGAATGCATCGGTGCGAGACCTGACGGAGGAACCCGATGACCCTGATCGCGATCGAAGAGCACTGGAACCACCCGGCACTGACCGACGCCGTCAACGCCCTGCCCGAGGACCGCCGCGACCCGAGCACCGCGCTGGACGAGCTCGGCGACAACGGCGAGCGACTCCGTGACCTCGGTGACGCCCGGCTCGCGGCGATGGACGAGCAGGGGATCGACGTGCAGGTGCTGTCGCTCGCGCCTCCCGGAGCGCAGCCGCTCGACGCCGCGGACGCGATCCCGCTGAGTCGGCAGGCGAACGACATCGCGATCGCCGCGGTGGCGGACCACCCGGACCGGTTCCGTGCGTTCGCGACCCTGCCGATGGCGGACCCGGCTGCCGCCGTCACCGAGCTGCACCGCACCGCCGGCCTCGGCTGCGTGGGGGCGATGGTCTACGGGCGGACCGGCGAGGTGCCGCTCGACGACCGGCGGTACGACGACCTCTTCGCTGCCGCGGCATCGCTCGGGCAGCCCGTCTTCATCCACCCGCAGATCCCGTCGAGGCGTCTGCGCGAAGCGGCGTACGAGGGATTCGACCCGATGGTCGAGCTCGGGTTG of the Curtobacterium sp. TC1 genome contains:
- a CDS encoding TetR/AcrR family transcriptional regulator, whose translation is MAKTSRDAKRAQTAERIRAAARQQFGANGYEGTTIRSIAAAAGIDPSLVMQHFGSKAALFATAVQLPAVSDSGSERAAADHLLDVLGIRFDALPAETAALVRSMLTVPEATDTMRGYLDERVENLARSLDGDDARLRALMTVSGILGITITQHFLRLSAFEGASRDDLLRAARGWVESLTTEAGPPSPETDAC
- a CDS encoding amidohydrolase family protein, with product MTLIAIEEHWNHPALTDAVNALPEDRRDPSTALDELGDNGERLRDLGDARLAAMDEQGIDVQVLSLAPPGAQPLDAADAIPLSRQANDIAIAAVADHPDRFRAFATLPMADPAAAVTELHRTAGLGCVGAMVYGRTGEVPLDDRRYDDLFAAAASLGQPVFIHPQIPSRRLREAAYEGFDPMVELGLATFGWGWHLEAARAALRLIVGGTFDRHPDLQIVLGHWGELLLFWLDRADSLSRVAGLERKVSDTVRSNVHITSSGMLSPTLLRHALDVTTPDRLLFSTDHPFQRPSADEIEAFLQEFPSDVARDAFTSGNARRLFGIGDQTDAA